One Torulaspora globosa chromosome 5, complete sequence DNA window includes the following coding sequences:
- the PEX19 gene encoding Pex19p (ancestral locus Anc_4.250) translates to MTSMDAEEEYDELDDLLDEDPSKLEADSTPEGSSADAGKQANAVEELDDPEVKEMMDDLQKEFSNLMKDGGMKEQEKAEQAANFQKILGMLGDASKTTAKSDGGSKEPQGFKNVVSKTLERLKENGSKVDSNLAKEEKQKNTDDVLSQLLDQLVESGNVGGGQDGEEGVDNAILQILNQMSSKEVLYQPMKEMHAEFIQWLQDHSEDEEHSEKIDTYKKQYHLVGQIIAVFEGDSYTNEANREEITDLLDQLEQLGDSPVSKGFNNANGGNELDDLAKMLEIDGDDKNLGNLDKELQDTCKQQ, encoded by the coding sequence ATGACGAGCATggatgctgaagaagaatacgatGAGCTAGACGATCTGCTTGACGAGGACCCCAGTAAACTGGAAGCCGATTCAACGCCAGAAGGGTCGTCAGCGGACGCTGGGAAGCAGGCAAATgcagttgaagaactggatGATCCCGAGGTGAAAGAGATGATGGACGATTTGCAGAAGGAGTTCTCGAATCTGATGAAGGACGGTGGTATGAAGGAGCAAGAGAAAGCCGAACAGGCTGCAaacttccagaagatccTCGGAATGCTGGGAGACGCTAGCAAGACGACTGCCAAGTCTGATGGCGGCTCTAAAGAGCCGCAAGGCTTCAAAAATGTTGTTTCCAAGACGCTGGAGAGGCTGAAAGAGAACGGCAGTAAAGTGGATTCCAACCTGgccaaggaagagaaacaaaagaacACGGACGACGTACTGTCGCAGCTCCTCGATCAACTTGTGGAGTCCGGCAACGTCGGCGGCGGCCAGGACGGCGAGGAGGGTGTAGACAACGCCATCCTGCAGATCCTCAACCAGATGTCTTCGAAGGAAGTTCTCTACCAGCCGATGAAGGAGATGCACGCAGAGTTCATCCAGTGGCTGCAGGACCACTCCGAAGACGAGGAGCATAGCGAGAAGATCGACACATACAAGAAGCAATACCATCTCGTCGGCCAAATCATTGCAGTGTTCGAGGGCGACTCTTACACGAACGAAGCCAACAGAGAGGAGATAACTGATCTCCTGGACCAGCTGGAGCAGCTCGGCGACTCCCCGGTCAGCAAGGGCTTCAACAACGCGAATGGAGGCAACGAACTGGATGACCTCGCCAAGATGTTGGAGATCGACGGAGACGACAAAAACCTCGGAAATCTCGACAAGGAATTACAGGACACTTGCAAACAGCAATAG
- the CCW14 gene encoding Ccw14p (ancestral locus Anc_4.251) produces the protein MRTTAVASAVASLALFSRAVLATPPACLLACVAEVNKDSSCDSLNQVVCNGEKNGGAVESCLNSKCPGNDASTAVDAFKQAVSAQGASVGGSSSSSSTASSSSTSASSSSSSSSAVSSTSSGSSSVSSAASSSSATSAISSSASSSSAAPSSSAAPSSSAAPSSTAAPSSSAAPSSTAAPSSTAAPSSTVSSIYSSSKTSSATIFEGAADMLQVGGTAFVAAAAALLL, from the coding sequence ATGCGTACTACTGCTGTTGCCTCTGCTGTTGCATCTTTGGCTCTTTTCTCCAGAGCTGTTTTGGCTACACCTCCGGCTTGTTTGTTGGCCTGTGTTGCTGAGGTCAACAAGGACTCTAGTTGTGATTCTTTGAACCAGGTGGTTTGTAACGGCGAGAAAAATGGTGGTGCAGTGGAAAGCTGTTTGAACTCCAAGTGTCCTGGCAATGATGCCAGCACCGCCGTGGATGCTTTCAAGCAAGCTGTGTCTGCGCAAGGAGCTAGCGTCGGAGgttccagctcttcctccagCACCGCTTCGAGCTCCAGCACTTctgccagcagcagctcttcgagTTCGAGCGCTGTGAGTTCCACGAGCTCCGGCAGCTCAAGTGTTAGCTCGGCTGCTTCTAGCTCTTCTGCTACTTCTgcgatttcttcgtcagcttcttccagcaGTGCTGCTCCAAGCTCTAGTGCTGCTCCAAGCTCTAGTGCTGCTCCAAGCTCCACTGCTGCTCCAAGCTCTAGTGCTGCTCCAAGCTCCACTGCTGCTCCAAGCTCTACTGCCGCTCCAAGCTCCACTGTCTCCTCTATCTACAGCAGTTCCAAGACATCATCTGCCACTATCTTTGAAGGTGCTGCTGACATGTTGCAAGTCGGTGGCACTGCGTTTGTCGCTGCAGCTGCCGCTTTGTTGCTATAA
- the ART10 gene encoding Art10p (ancestral locus Anc_4.252): MAPPEVKIDLKPPLNNDFYSTNDRICGSVKIQLKKALSIKTINVILKGFTETLTKVDPINCYGQHGMMMPVQDNRSYHTLFSYTERVFPPNNVWDAIEGSSKPFKMKPGHYEYEFAFAKIPRQPKCLANHTKGLVCFSRPDETRMPPSYNNLWRDQTKIDNLDLYFYSYGKVLYMVQVQMELGKANSWYKPFNKLVREIQLIEFIPDARDLAYEEADEKEEPTNRRQPSTQEVLREEMSGDFNMSPLRWDNDTMTGSVSGNDQTRIYKSSFWIGLPDHRSSVWVEVRSRGLRETYRNDELFCAGSRKFDRVYLVARGDIAELRKWTIVPTKIQLNLLEIATYLSQGVANENFSSLRLASVDNLSKTSPSLLDFENAKVTADKNGSKEGQLECEIKLRNHPMLKRLKFNEEDYRHRGNRLYSFKTCTIKRVFNFQLLIDWDINGTSRQTEVIIRPMQIFVQTRDNLRNDILPKYIEPPVYSEAAEIAG; the protein is encoded by the coding sequence ATGGCTCCTCCTGAGGTAAAGATAGACTTGAAGCCCCCACTGAATAATGACTTTTACAGCACGAACGATCGCATATGTGGGTCGGTGAAGATTCAACTAAAGAAAGCTCTGTCTATCAAGACAATCAATGTAATACTCAAAGGATTTACAGAAACGTTGACTAAAGTGGATCCGATAAACTGCTACGGGCAGCACGGAATGATGATGCCGGTACAGGATAATAGGTCCTACCATACGTTATTCAGCTACACAGAGAGGGTGTTTCCCCCGAATAATGTCTGGGATGCTATTGAGGGATCCTCGAAACCATTCAAAATGAAGCCCGGCCACTACGAGTATGAGTTTGCATTTGCTAAGATTCCGAGGCAACCAAAATGCCTGGCGAATCACACCAAGGGCCTGGTATGCTTCAGCAGACCCGATGAGACCCGAATGCCGCCCAGTTACAACAATTTGTGGAGAGACCAGACCAAGATAGACAACTTGGATCTATATTTCTACTCCTACGGCAAAGTGCTGTACATGGTGCAAGTTCAAATGGAGCTTGGGAAAGCAAACTCGTGGTACAAGCCCTTCAATAAGCTGGTGAGAGAGATACAGCTTATTGAATTTATACCTGATGCCCGGGATCTGGCTTACGAAGAGGCAGATGAAAAAGAGGAGCCCACAAACCGTCGGCAGCCCAGTACTCAGGAAGTTCTGCGAGAAGAGATGTCCGGAGACTTCAATATGAGTCCACTGCGATGGGACAACGATACCATGACGGGTTCAGTGAGCGGCAATGACCAAACAAGAATCTACAAATCGTCATTTTGGATAGGATTGCCCGATCACAGGAGCTCAGTGTGGGTAGAAGTGAGAAGCAGGGGTCTGAGAGAAACTTATAGGAACGACGAGTTATTCTGCGCTGGTAGCAGAAAGTTTGACAGAGTTTACCTTGTGGCAAGAGGGGATATTGCCGAACTGAGGAAGTGGACGATTGTACCAACAAAAATTCAGCTAAACTTATTGGAGATAGCTACGTATCTGTCACAAGGAGTGGCAAACGAGAACTTTTCATCGTTGAGGTTGGCCAGCGTTGATAACTTATCGAAGACATCTCCATCTCTGCTGGATTTTGAAAACGCCAAGGTAACGGCTGACAAGAACGGTTCGAAAGAGGGGCAACTTGAGTGTGAAATCAAATTGAGAAATCATCCAATGCTGAAACGACTGAAGTTTAATGAAGAAGACTACAGACATCGGGGCAATCGACTATATAGTTTCAAAACGTGTACCATCAAAAGGGTATTCAACTTTCAGCTTTTGATTGACTGGGATATCAATGGAACGAGTAGACAAACAGAAGTTATCATAAGGCCAATGCAGATATTTGTTCAAACTAGGGACAATCTTCGGAATGACATTTTGCCCAAGTACATTGAACCGCCTGTCTActcagaagcagctgaaataGCGGGCTAA
- the ATP10 gene encoding Atp10p (ancestral locus Anc_4.253), protein MAFGITPGTKRLISTTPASLFVNKFFKNVVDAAPKEHIVRELVRPIGMQTPPTSQTVYSKGNSFREMFDRDKTEKRSQELGVEFSKSGMYELHAFQKHGGKMFISPKSYWRADRALYFPHLKGTSLSGLTKDLEETLKGKTSVVRLFTNKVGDDLSKQYFQNRELDLDYLGKDLEKLATSNTQIVEVSFLENAVKSIIAKLSAYKLRSLIPPLRHANYFQCDRDQLPFTVRESLEINNIYTGYVIVVDPDLKIRWMACGAASEDEFKLLWKCVRGVRKEFAPPSQASEAL, encoded by the coding sequence ATGGCATTTGGGATTACGCCGGGCACCAAGCGGCTCATATCGACCACTCCAGCAAGCCTCTTTGtgaacaagttcttcaaaaatgtGGTTGACGCCGCCCCAAAGGAACACATCGTCAGGGAACTGGTGAGACCAATTGGTATGCAGACTCCACCGACATCACAGACTGTGTACTCTAAGGGAAACTCTTTCAGAGAAATGTTTGATCGTGACAAGACCGAGAAGAGAAGTCAGGAGCTTGGCGTAGAGTTCAGCAAGTCTGGGATGTACGAGCTTCATGCGTTCCAAAAACATGGAGGCAAGATGTTTATATCGCCAAAATCGTACTGGAGGGCTGATAGAGCATTGTACTTCCCCCACCTGAAAGGTACCTCGTTGTCCGGGCTCACAAAAGACCTGGAGGAGACTCTGAAGGGGAAGACGAGTGTCGTCAGGCTTTTCACCAACAAGGTCGGCGACGACTTGTCGAAACAGTACTTTCAAAACAGGGAGCTGGACCTCGACTATCTTGGGAAAGACCTCGAGAAGCTCGCAACTTCCAATACCCAAATTGTGGAGGTCAGTTTCCTGGAGAACGCAGTCAAGTCGATCATAGCCAAATTATCTGCCTACAAATTGCGCTCCCTGATACCGCCATTGAGACACGCCAACTACTTCCAGTGTGACAGAGACCAGCTGCCATTTACTGTGAGAGAGTCCCTAGAGATCAATAACATCTATACCGGCTACGTGATTGTCGTCGATCccgatttgaagatcagatGGATGGCGTGCGGCGCTGCCTCCGAGGATGAGTTCAAACTGCTATGGAAGTGTGTGAGAGGTGTCCGCAAGGAATTTGCACCGCCATCCCAGGCCTCTGAAGCCTTATAG
- the IDP1 gene encoding isocitrate dehydrogenase (NADP(+)) IDP1 (ancestral locus Anc_4.254): protein MLSRRFFSTGSVLSKIKVKNPVVELDGDEMTRIIWDRIKNRLILPYVDVDLKYYDLSVTSRDATQDKITVDAANAIKKYGVGIKCATITPDEARVKEFNLSQMWKSPNGTIRNILGGTVFREPIVIPRIPRLVPGWEKPIIIGRHAHADQYKATDAVIPGPGKLELVYKPADGSEPKTMEVYDYKGAGVALAMYNTDESIRGFAHASFKLALNKRLNLFLSTKNTILKKYDGRFKDIFQELFDAEYKSQFEAAGISYEHRLIDDMVAQMIKSKGGFIMALKNYDGDVQSDIVAQGFGSLGLMTSVLVTPDGKTFESEAAHGTVTRHYRQHQQGKETSTNSIASIFAWTRGLAKRGELDNTPEVVNFANLLEAATLNTVQEDGIMTKDLAFACGRTDRDSYVNTNQFLEAVEKRLQKEINSVE, encoded by the coding sequence ATGCTTTCGAGAAGATTCTTTTCAACAGGCTCCGTTCTATCAAAGATCAAGGTGAAAAATCCCGTTGTGGAACTGGACGGTGATGAGATGACCCGTATCATCTGGGATAGGATCAAGAACAGGCTCATCTTGCCCTACGTGGACGTCGATCTGAAATACTATGACTTATCAGTGACATCACGTGACGCAACCCAGGATAAGATTACTGTTGATGCTGCCAATGCCATCAAGAAGTATGGGGTCGGTATCAAATGTGCTACTATCACGCCGGATGAGGCTCGTGTCAAGGAGTTTAACTTGAGCCAGATGTGGAAATCTCCAAACGGAACTATCAGAAACATTCTTGGCGGAACCGTTTTCCGTGAGCCAATTGTGATCCCCAGGATCCCCCGTCTGGTGCCAGGCTGGGAGAAGCCTATTATCATCGGTAGACATGCGCATGCTGACCAGTACAAGGCCACCGATGCGGTTATTCCTGGTCCGGGAAAGCTGGAATTGGTTTACAAGCCAGCGGATGGTTCCGAGCCTAAGACAATGGAAGTCTACGACTACAAGGGTGCCGGAGTCGCCCTAGCTATGTACAATACCGATGAGTCTATCCGCGGTTTTGCGCACGCATCTTTTAAACTGGCTTTGAACAAGAGATTAAATTTATTCTTGTCCACCAAGAACACCATCTTAAAGAAGTACGATGGTAGGTTCAAGGACATCTTCCAGGAGTTGTTCGATGCTGAGTACAAGTCTCAATTTGAGGCTGCCGGCATCTCTTATGAGCACCGTCTGATCGACGATATGGTTGCTCAGATGATCAAATCGAAGGGTGGGTTCATCATGgcgttgaagaactacGACGGTGACGTCCAATCCGACATCGTCGCCCAAGGTTTCGGTTCTTTGGGATTGATGACTTCAGTTTTGGTCACCCCAGATGGTAAGACGTTTGAAAGTGAGGCTGCACACGGTACGGTCACCAGACACTACAGACAGCACCAACAAGGAAAGGAAACCTCCACGAACTCCATCGCCTCCATTTTCGCATGGACCAGAGGTCTCGCCAAAAGGGGCGAGCTGGACAACACGCCAGAGGTCGTCAACTTCGCCAACCTGTTGGAAGCGGCCACCTTGAACACCGTCCAGGAAGACGGTATCATGACAAAGGATCTCGCCTTCGCCTGCGGCAGGACTGATAGAGACTCCTACGTGAACACCAACCAATTTTTGGAAGCCGTCGAGAAGAGATTGCAGAAGGAGATCAATTCCGTTGAGTAG
- the CST9 gene encoding SUMO ligase CST9 (ancestral locus Anc_4.255) yields the protein MSDGLFNQPFVYCGVCHRQSTREDPLHLTSCAHILCSEHLNTTACPICKNRDVMAIRLVENKQLPQDIGDLFRPMSTLLENLYIVSQFQSSGLVNQCHYYQEHCIKLREKCARQRQLLCQAKHELDSVARLKSRITELEAVLAKQEDSSGQLKSTETSVFTALKPPDTVDLTADAGDDIAAQRDEHCFLRKLKNSSPLRHKLQRQMKPLKVMPRSSDAGEKTFSADGAIAESTQLNGLTSPSGDYYGNPSNSSLLEGRSRNSAAISNGDCGAKKANVMNQSQFPSALDKLRVVKRNHTFNNVIGASRGHQGLTPHMRSSSSMQTQTGLLMRSNTSRQRSSGSQSLIGKGTNNRFRRIK from the coding sequence ATGTCTGACGGGCTTTTCAATCAGCCGTTTGTGTATTGTGGAGTCTGTCACAGACAGTCTACCAGAGAAGATCCTCTTCATTTGACTTCGTGTGCTCATATACTATGCTCAGAACACTTGAATACGACAGCGTGTCCCATATGCAAGAATCGAGATGTGATGGCGATCAGGCTCGTTGAGAATAAACAGTTGCCGCAGGATATAGGGGACCTTTTCCGGCCGATGTCGACacttttggaaaatctGTACATCGTATCGCAGTTCCAGTCCAGCGGGTTGGTGAACCAATGTCACTACTACCAGGAGCACTGTATTAAGCTGAGGGAGAAATGTGCCCGGCAAAGACAGCTTCTCTGTCAGGCGAAGCACGAGTTGGACTCCGTGGCAAGGTTGAAATCTAGAATAACTGAGCTGGAGGCCGTGCTCGCGAAGCAGGAGGACTCTTCTGGCCAGCTTAAGTCCACTGAAACATCTGTATTTACAGCGCTGAAACCACCTGACACGGTCGACTTAACCGCTGATGCAGGCGATGACATAGCCGCCCAGCGAGACGAGCATTGCTTCCTTCggaagctgaagaattcatcGCCACTGAGACATAAATTACAGCGGCAAATGAAGCCACTGAAGGTAATGCCGAGATCTTCTGACGCCGGGGAGAAAACTTTCTCTGCTGATGGGGCTATTGCGGAATCGACCCAGTTGAACGGCCTTACTTCTCCATCGGGCGATTATTACGGGAATCCAtccaattcttctttgttAGAAGGAAGATCTAGGAACTCTGCGGCAATATCAAACGGTGACTGTGGtgccaagaaagccaaTGTCATGAATCAAAGTCAGTTTCCTAGTGCCTTGGATAAACTGAGAGTTGTCAAAAGAAATCATACATTTAACAATGTAATAGGTGCTTCCCGAGGACATCAAGGTTTGACTCCGCACATGAGGAGCAGTAGTAGCATGCAAACCCAAACTGGTCTTTTAATGCGCAGCAACACGAGCCGCCAAAGAAGCTCAGGCTCACAGAGCCTGATAGGCAAGGGAACGAACAATAGATTTCGACGCATAAAGTAG
- the COX8 gene encoding cytochrome c oxidase subunit VIII (ancestral locus Anc_4.256): MLRQQLVRFSTRRAFSSSMRSQVHFKEGVYSNIPVKIHNRKIPFALIHFGFFSLGFLVPFFASYVQLKKSGIL, translated from the coding sequence ATGTTGAGACAACAATTGGTTAGGTTTTCCACGAGAAGAgctttctcatcatctATGAGATCCCAAGTGCacttcaaagaaggagTCTACTCTAACATCCCTGTCAAGATTCACAACAGAAAGATTCCATTTGCGCTTATCCACTtcggcttcttctcccTAGGGTTTTTGGTGCCATTTTTCGCATCTTACGTGCAGTTGAAAAAATCTGGTATCCTCTAA
- the COX9 gene encoding cytochrome c oxidase subunit VIIa (ancestral locus Anc_4.257) — translation MSAIAPITGTLKKRILADIFIGFALGGAMASYWWWGFHKDVINKRETYYAQLAEQKKLEN, via the coding sequence ATGTCTGCAATTGCTCCAATTACTGgtactttgaagaaaagaatcCTAGCTGATATTTTCATCGGTTTCGCCCTTGGTGGTGCTATGGCAAGCTACTGGTGGTGGGGTTTCCATAAAGATGTGATTAACAAGCGTGAGACGTACTACGCCCAGCTAGCAgaacaaaagaagcttgaaaactaa